CCGGAAGAGAAAGAAGAAACTAATCAGCCTGATAATAGCTGTTGTTCTCTTAGTGCTGTAGAAGATGCTCGGAGGGTGGCCAATCATTTGGACATCCCTTTTTATGTGATGAATTTTAAGGATTATTTTCAAGAAAAAGTTATTGATTATTTTGTTGATGAATACCGGAATGGCCGGACACCTAACCCTTGCATAGCTTGTAATCGATATGTGAAATTCGAAGAGTTGCTTCGTAAAGCACTTCAACTTAACTGCGACTATGTGGCAACAGGACATTATGCAACGATAGAAAAGGAAGAAAAAACAGGCAGGTATATGCTGAAAAAATCCGTTACAGAAACCAAGGATCAAACTTATGCTTTATATAATATGACTCAGTTTCAACTTCAACACACGCTGATGCCTTTAGGAAAATACCATAAAGAAGATATCCGTGAACTGGCAAAAACATTACAATTGCCTGTAGCAGATAAAGCCGAAAGTCAGGAAATATGTTTTGTGTCCGATAATAATTACGGAAGGTTTATTGAAGAATATCAGCAGCAAAAATCGGAGGAAGGGTCCTTTATAGATCATCACGGAAAGGTGGTCGGAACTCATAAAGGGATTATTCATTATACCATCGGACAGCGTCGTGGATTACACTTAGCTCTTGGATACCCGGCATACGTTACAAAAATAGATCCTACTAGCAACACGGTGCATGTAGGTCCTTTAGAAAAATTGTTTTCTAAAGGGCTGATTGCGAAAGATTTGAATTTTATACCCTTTGAAGAATTAAAAGAGGAAATGGATGTTACTGTAAAAATTAGGTATAATGCAAAAGATGTGCCAGCTACTCTTTATAGGATTCAACCAGATAAAGTAAAAGTAATTTTTGAAACGCCACAAAAAGCTGTAACAGCTGGTCAGTCCGTCGTCTTTT
This genomic interval from Tindallia magadiensis contains the following:
- the mnmA gene encoding tRNA 2-thiouridine(34) synthase MnmA, with the protein product MGKKVLLGMSGGVDSSVAAYLLKQEGYQVIGVTMQIWPEEKEETNQPDNSCCSLSAVEDARRVANHLDIPFYVMNFKDYFQEKVIDYFVDEYRNGRTPNPCIACNRYVKFEELLRKALQLNCDYVATGHYATIEKEEKTGRYMLKKSVTETKDQTYALYNMTQFQLQHTLMPLGKYHKEDIRELAKTLQLPVADKAESQEICFVSDNNYGRFIEEYQQQKSEEGSFIDHHGKVVGTHKGIIHYTIGQRRGLHLALGYPAYVTKIDPTSNTVHVGPLEKLFSKGLIAKDLNFIPFEELKEEMDVTVKIRYNAKDVPATLYRIQPDKVKVIFETPQKAVTAGQSVVFYDNQIVIGGGRIMHPID